One genomic region from Xyrauchen texanus isolate HMW12.3.18 unplaced genomic scaffold, RBS_HiC_50CHRs HiC_scaffold_524, whole genome shotgun sequence encodes:
- the LOC127642223 gene encoding solute carrier family 2, facilitated glucose transporter member 11-like, producing the protein MGNENGDVKEYQPLLKDFKEPKRQIKVPSKSLLLAVWAACIGGTFQYGYNISIINAPTKAVQSFINQTWMERYNTEISSQVLTFLWSTIVSIFTLGGLVGASVGGTLAIRFGRKGTLLFNNTFALLAALFMGLSYPTNTFELLIIGRFLTGLNAGIGICVQPLYLGEIAPRALRGAMAMGTSIFITGGILTGQVIGLKELLGREELWPILLSTTCIPAILQLLILPWFPESPRYLLIDRGDDLACKKALIWLQGMDNYHGERQDMERERVSAIGIKPKKPWELFTDRSLRWQLLTIILLNMSQQLNGINAVRITLIFNIVTA; encoded by the exons GTTCCAAGTAAATCTCTTCTTCTGGCTGTATGGGCAGCATGCATTGGGGGAACGTTCCAGTATGGCTACAATATATCTATCATTAATGCACCTACCAAG GCTGTGCAGAGCTTCATTAATCAGACATGGATGGAGCGGTACAATACTGAAATCTCATCACAGGTGCTCACTTTCCTCTGGTCCACAATAGTGTCCATATTCACTCTCGGTGGACTTGTGGGAGCCTCCGTGGGAGGAACTCTTGCCATTAGATTTGGAAG gaAAGGGACGCTATTATTCAACAACACTTTTGCTCTGCTGGCTGCTTTATTCATGGGGTTGAGTTATCCTACTAACACTTTTGAGCTGCTAATCATTGGGCGCTTTCTCACAGGACTAAATGCAG GTATCGGCATCTGTGTGCAGCCTCTGTATCTTGGTGAGATCGCACCCAGAGCTCTGCGTGGCGCCATGGCGATGGGAACTTCCATTTTTATCACTGGTGGGATTCTAACAGGACAAGTGATTGGCCTCAA GGAGTTATTAGGTAGGGAGGAGTTGTGGCCCATCCTCTTGTCCACCACCTGTATTCCAGCCATACTGCAGCTGTTGATTCTGCCCTGGTTCCCAGAGAGCCCTCGCTACCTGCTCATCGACCGTGGAGATGACCTTGCCTGCAAAAAGG CTCTAATCTGGCTCCAAGGCATGGATAACTACCATGGAGAAAGGCAGgacatggagagagagagggtcAGTGCGATCGGGATTAAACCCAAGAAGCCCTGGGAGCTTTTCACTGACCGAAGTCTTCGCTGGCAGCTACTCACCATCATTCTGCTCAACATGTCCCAGCAACTCAACGGCATCAATGCAGTGCGTATCACACTCATATTCAACATTGTAACAGCATAA